The following proteins come from a genomic window of Aquimarina sp. MAR_2010_214:
- a CDS encoding LytTR family DNA-binding domain-containing protein — protein sequence MQKKIQHSILRNPIYILGCYSILLLPEFINSCSHKAIVTSFWNNIPLCSKEFVFAQFLGNSIWSILLLVFVFESFKIASRYFKITSFPTKIKEWLLFELKLVLSSVIAFLSYLLIAYIFAWFNKSIEEIDPFSIFYKAMVVAFVGVHGIIFLSHLKFVKNPLIQKIDVEGPLGKMPITVNEIVYFEKIERYYYVNSADVSYKINYNLSDIEKMLDKAHFFRINRTVIVNVEAVESYSRWENEKYIVTLINKKELVATRKRIVELKDLIKNLKKRIDLY from the coding sequence ATGCAAAAAAAAATTCAACACTCAATTTTAAGAAATCCTATATACATTTTAGGTTGTTATTCTATTTTGTTACTTCCTGAATTTATTAATTCTTGTAGTCATAAAGCTATAGTCACCTCTTTTTGGAATAATATTCCTTTGTGTAGTAAAGAATTTGTGTTTGCTCAGTTTTTAGGAAACTCTATCTGGTCAATATTATTATTAGTTTTTGTATTTGAATCATTTAAAATTGCAAGTAGGTATTTTAAAATAACTTCATTCCCTACAAAAATAAAAGAATGGTTGTTGTTTGAATTAAAACTAGTTCTTTCTTCGGTTATTGCTTTTTTAAGTTATTTGCTTATTGCCTATATATTTGCATGGTTTAATAAATCTATAGAAGAGATAGATCCTTTTAGTATTTTCTATAAAGCTATGGTTGTTGCATTTGTTGGTGTTCATGGAATAATATTTTTAAGTCATTTAAAATTTGTTAAAAACCCTTTAATTCAAAAAATTGATGTAGAAGGGCCACTAGGTAAAATGCCAATAACAGTAAATGAAATTGTTTATTTTGAAAAAATTGAAAGGTACTATTATGTGAATTCGGCTGATGTATCATATAAAATTAACTATAACTTATCAGATATAGAAAAAATGCTAGATAAAGCACACTTCTTTAGAATTAATAGAACCGTTATAGTAAATGTAGAAGCAGTAGAGAGTTATTCTAGATGGGAGAACGAAAAATACATCGTTACTTTAATTAATAAAAAAGAGTTGGTTGCTACTAGAAAGCGTATTGTTGAATTAAAAGATTTAATAAAGAATTTAAAAAAACGGATTGACCTGTATTAA